A region from the Salvia splendens isolate huo1 chromosome 15, SspV2, whole genome shotgun sequence genome encodes:
- the LOC121769399 gene encoding salicylic acid-binding protein 2-like, translated as MEAVSKPSVHIVLVHGACHGAWCWYKLKPLLEAAGHRVTALDLAASGIDRRSLEEVRSLAEYSQPLLELMASLPAAEKVVLVGHSLGGMNISLAMDMYPHKIAVAVFIAAFLPGSTPQLSDITQGEGWLDTQYIPYGSNENPLTSMLFGPNMLSSKLYHLSSREDLELAKMLVRPSSVFHEDLSKIGALVTKEGYGSVKMAYVVCTEDKIIPESCQRSQIETNGVDDVKVIQNADHMPMISQPQHLCQSLLEIANTYA; from the exons CGCTTGCCACGGTGCGTGGTGCTGGTACAAGCTCAAGCCGCTGCTGGAGGCGGCTGGGCACCGTGTCACGGCCCTTGACCTAGCCGCATCCGGCATAGACCGGAGAAGCCTGGAAGAGGTCCGCAGCCTGGCCGAATACTCGCAGCCTCTGCTTGAGCTGATGGCCTCGTTGCCGGCGGCGGAGAAGGTGGTTCTGGTGGGCCACAGCCTTGGTGGAATGAATATTTCACTTGCAATGGATATGTATCCTCACAAAATTGCTGTTGCTGTTTTTATTGCTGCTTTCTTGCCTGGCTCTACACCTCAG CTTTCGGATATAACTCAAGGAGAAGGGTGGTTAGACACACAGTACATACCATATGGTTCCAATGAAAATCCTCTAACTTCGATGCTCTTCGGCCCCAATATGCTTTCCTCCAAACTTTACCACCTTTCCTCACGTGAG GACTTGGAACTAGCAAAAATGTTGGTAAGGCCAAGCTCTGTTTTTCATGAAGATTTATCAAAGATAGGTGCATTAGTCACAAAGGAAGGGTATGGATCGGTGAAAATGGCATACGTTGTGTGCACAGAAGATAAGATTATTCCAGAAAGTTGCCAACGCTCGCAGATAGAAACAAATGGTGTGGATGATGTGAAAGTGATACAGAATGCTGATCACATGCCTATGATCTCACAGCCCCAACACCTCTGCCAATCTCTACTCGAGATAGCTAATACATATGCTTAA